CTTTTGCTAAATTTAACCCGTATAAATTCCTTCCCTTAACATAAACAGGCGTCTCCGGAGAATTAAGATACTTAGGGGTTGAATTATCCAAAACTCTGCCTCCAAAAGCAAGTACCCGGGATCTTATATCAAAAATAGGGAATATTATCCTATTCCTAAATCTATCGTAGTAACCACCATTTTCTTTTGGCAGGATTAACCCGGCTTTTTCAATTAAAGATAAATTAATACTTTTATTCCTTAAGTAAGTAATAAGCGCATCCCACTTATCAAAAGTAACCCCAAGCTTAAACAATTTTAAGGTTTCCTGTTTTACCCCCCGTTTGAGAAAATAATCCTTTGCTTTTGCGCCTAATTGGGAATTTAAGTTTGCCTCAAAAAATAAAGCTGCTAATTCATTTATCTTAAAGAGTTCTGTTGAGATACTATTAGCACCGTTATCGGAAGATTTGGTTTCCGGCAAAATCACGCCGCTCTTTCTTGCCAAAAGCTGGACAGCCTCTGGAAAATCCATTCTCTCATGGCGCATAAGGAATTTAAAAGCGTTTCCCGATTCTCCGCAACCAAAACAATGGTATATCTGCCGGTCCGGAGACACCATAAAGGAAGGCGTCTTTTCATGATGAAACGGGCAACAAGCCCTAAAATTCCTTCCTGCTTTTTTAAGGGGAATATAGCCGGAAATTATTTCAACTATATCAACCCTGCTTAAAATATCTTCTAAAATATTATCCGGGATTCTACCAATCATTTTAATAAATTATGTTTAAGTTTTAAGAAAGGAAATGTTGGTTAATTTCTCTTAATCCTGTTAAACCCAGAGAAGCTGGTTATTTGGAATGCCTCTTCTCTTTCAATATTATCCAAAAGAAGATTAAGGCCTAACGTATCAGAAGAGATGTGGCCTGCGATAACTACATTAAGATTGGCGTCCTTAACCTTTTTAAAATGCTCTTCACCCAAATGCATTGCTATTAAGGTTCTCACACCTGCTTTATATAGTTTATCAAAGACATCTTTAGACCCTTCAGTTCCTCCTGTCATATCAACAAGGATTTTTCCAGACATCCTATGCGGAGAACCTGCGATAATCTTTGGCCCGGTAAAACTCTTTTCAGCAAGCTGATACTCAGGAACATCTAAAAGCACTGAAACAATATCTTTTACCGTTTTAGGTTTTCTCTTGGCCATTAAATTATTAATAAATGCATAAACATGGTTGTCCGCGGGAGTATGTACACACATAAATGGTAAATCTAATAATCTTGCGGCATCAACCGGCCTTGTATGATTCTGAGGAAGAAGCCTTCTTTCAACCTCCAGTTTTCTTTCATCAAGCAGTTTTTGAGCAATAGCTTCATTTACACCTGCTTTTTTTAACACATCAACCTGAAGTTGCATAACCTGATAAAGGCTTGCATAAGCGAAACCTTCGGGATGATGCGACATAACCAAATCAAGCCCTTGCTTTTTACGAATTTCTTCGGCAAGCAAAAGTTCACCTACTTCAACGTCTATGCCAACGATAATCTTTTTAACTTCCGTATCCGCTCTCCCGTAAAGTATAGCGGAATCGGCATAATTAAAACTGCGATTCCTATTCCTAGGATCACGCAAGCTCCCATATTTAATAGCTAATTGATATAAACGCGATAATTTCATTTCTTCTCTTCTTTCTTCTTTTGGATGCCAAAATCTAAAACCATATTATTGAAACTTTCATTACTGATTAATTTACAAAGCAAACCATTCCAAATCGCACTGTAAACTGCAGAAGGCACCCTATAAAAGAAATTTGCAGAATACGAATTCCTAATACTCTTCTCAAGATAAGCGCTTGAACTAAAAACAAGTATAAATATAATTAAACCGCTAAGGAGCAAACTTCTTAACGCACCAAGGATAACCCCGCCCCACTTATTAAGGCCGGGAGCTTCTTCAAGCTTTAAGAACTTTATTAAAAGTTTGCGCAAAAAAGCAAAAAATAAATACCCAATGGTACTTAAAAGAAGTAAAGACGGAAAATAAAACAGGTGTTCCGGGATACTACCTAAAATTACGTTGCCTCTTAGGAAATTAGCGAGTTGAACAAAATAATGTAACGACAAATAAGTTGCAAGAATGGTGCCCAGAAGTTTAAAAGATTCAACAGCCAAACCTTTTTCCTGAGCAATAAATATTACCCGGCAAATGATGACAAAAATTGAAATATCAACCCAATTAATCTGTCTTAAAATTTCAGGCATATTTTTTTGATAAACTCTTCACTCTAACTTATAACCAGGTAGGAAATTTGCTCAAGTATAACATATTAAAAATGGGTTGTCAAGGAAAGCGCTTTCTTTTTTATAACTTTAAGAATTGCTGCGGGTTAGAAGAATATAAGCAGTAAGAATTCTTAGTTTTATCGATTATTCTTGAACCAATCAATAGTTTTGCTTAACCCCTCTTCCAGCAATATCTTAGGCTTCCATTTAAGTAATTCATTAGCTTTCTTAATATTAGGCTGGCGCTGGCGTGGGTCATCCTGAGGTAGCGGTTTGTATATTAATTTGCTTTTTGTGGCAGTCATCTTAATTACAAACCTTGCTAACTCTAAAATGGTAAATTCATTTGGGTTTCCTAAATTAACTGGGTCATTGATTTTGGATTTCATCAGGCGGACAATGCCTTCAACCAAGTCATCAACATAACAAAAACTCCTCGTTTGTTCCCCTCTTCCATAAACTGTTAAGGGCTTGTTATGAAGCGCTTGATTGATAAAATTCGGCACTACCCTGCCATCATTAATCCTCATTCTTTCCCCGTAGGTATTAAAAATCCTTACTATTTT
This sequence is a window from Candidatus Omnitrophota bacterium. Protein-coding genes within it:
- a CDS encoding CvpA family protein, with the translated sequence MPEILRQINWVDISIFVIICRVIFIAQEKGLAVESFKLLGTILATYLSLHYFVQLANFLRGNVILGSIPEHLFYFPSLLLLSTIGYLFFAFLRKLLIKFLKLEEAPGLNKWGGVILGALRSLLLSGLIIFILVFSSSAYLEKSIRNSYSANFFYRVPSAVYSAIWNGLLCKLISNESFNNMVLDFGIQKKKEEKK
- a CDS encoding NGG1p interacting factor NIF3: MKLSRLYQLAIKYGSLRDPRNRNRSFNYADSAILYGRADTEVKKIIVGIDVEVGELLLAEEIRKKQGLDLVMSHHPEGFAYASLYQVMQLQVDVLKKAGVNEAIAQKLLDERKLEVERRLLPQNHTRPVDAARLLDLPFMCVHTPADNHVYAFINNLMAKRKPKTVKDIVSVLLDVPEYQLAEKSFTGPKIIAGSPHRMSGKILVDMTGGTEGSKDVFDKLYKAGVRTLIAMHLGEEHFKKVKDANLNVVIAGHISSDTLGLNLLLDNIEREEAFQITSFSGFNRIKRN